A window of Sphingobacterium kitahiroshimense genomic DNA:
CCAACATTATTGCAGGCATTCAGTATGAAAAGTTAATGGGGACCTTTTTTATAATATTAATTGTGATTATTATTGCTTTGGTTGCTTCAAGTAAAAAAAACAAAAAGCAGGAGCGCCAATCCATACCCCGAATAAGAGCGGATGAAAAACCGATATCAGGGGAAATGAAGACAGCGATTTTCTACTATGGAGAAGATTGGCGGAACTACCTAAGTACACAAAATTGTCAGTATGAGTTACCAAATAACTTTTTGGAAACTGCTGCACTTGCGCTACGTAAACTTTCCATTAAGGAACAGTATGATCTTAAAAAATTTTTCAATAGTAAAGTCGGACCAAATGTGTTATATAATCTTACGTTCAGATTATTGCAAAACCGTCATTGTAGTACAGATAAGGTTTACAAAGTATACAGAATTGCTATTGACACACTTAAAACACACTCTTTAACATCTTCTACACCCCCTATTCCACCGATGAAGGAAGAGAAACTTTCCCATTTAGCCGTAGAAGAAAATAAAAATGTAGTAATGGATAATATCATACCCCCTGTTCAGCAATTACCTGAGGTAGAAGTATTAAAAATTAACGAGGAAACTATTGATCATAGACCTACTGAATTAGAAATGCCAATTCAAAAGGAAGATAATAGAAGCGATCCACAAGAGCATCATGAAATCCAGTCTATGTTAGATCAATTAATAGTAGGTAACAATTCTGAAGTAATAAACAGTAATATCATTGATATTCCGGATCATCACGAAAAAATTATATCAACTCAACAATTTACTAGCGAGAACACGGGTACAAGTTTTCCATCTCTTAACGATTTAAATATCGAAGAATTACTTGCGCGTTTAGATGATTCTAATCTTTTTCCAGCGGAAGAAGAAAAAGTGATTATTAAACCTATTGAAGAAAATACTGAAAGAAGATTTGAAGATAATTACAACTATGACGACTATTTACTTGGTAAACGTTATAAAGACAAAATGGGGTTGTCAAAAGCACAAGTTGCCCTGGTCAATAAATTATCTGGAGTAAATAATGTTTTCACTGAGGTTGAAGGCTGCTGTATAGAGACCATTACCCTTTTTCTCAGTTGTGTCAAAAAACTAAAAGCTACGCTAACAAAAAAGGGATCTGATTTAAAAATAGAGATTGAAAACCTCTCTGATAACGCACGAAGAATCCATAAAGAAACTAGGGATGGCGAATGGCTGTTCCAAGATTATTACGGGCAAAATCATGTTAATGAATATTTCGAAAAACAGGTCTACTATACAATATTCAAACGGGCAGAAAAC
This region includes:
- a CDS encoding tellurite resistance TerB C-terminal domain-containing protein; this encodes MIIIALVASSKKNKKQERQSIPRIRADEKPISGEMKTAIFYYGEDWRNYLSTQNCQYELPNNFLETAALALRKLSIKEQYDLKKFFNSKVGPNVLYNLTFRLLQNRHCSTDKVYKVYRIAIDTLKTHSLTSSTPPIPPMKEEKLSHLAVEENKNVVMDNIIPPVQQLPEVEVLKINEETIDHRPTELEMPIQKEDNRSDPQEHHEIQSMLDQLIVGNNSEVINSNIIDIPDHHEKIISTQQFTSENTGTSFPSLNDLNIEELLARLDDSNLFPAEEEKVIIKPIEENTERRFEDNYNYDDYLLGKRYKDKMGLSKAQVALVNKLSGVNNVFTEVEGCCIETITLFLSCVKKLKATLTKKGSDLKIEIENLSDNARRIHKETRDGEWLFQDYYGQNHVNEYFEKQVYYTIFKRAENLIREKWHHKRKVSSDFIQYFKGLSPIFEERIGLDVNKILENLRTSIQDPDMVTEIELNRMNTTRWKSKFDTIKYELNSDNIEDFAKEIHSLFKENQKNSSAENIYYEACKVAYTIDKQEAIKLYLYYLNADLKSDKIDDKQLTKTIHKSLFKNDHHEQAFNDIIQQLKEDRDLASAIEKVDSIYAPIRRKIELNIDAIKTVQEQDKSTVELLNNYLQDEEEIVKDTLILKEMIMEKVSMETEHGTVESDLAHPFIEEIDLSLDQRELIGLFTTNSFELTQEQITDFCKARGLRSGPIINDVNEICYEILDDTLIEERDEEYMDMNEDYYKMIIKA